In the genome of Planctomyces sp. SH-PL62, the window CCCGGCGCGCTGGTGAGGGCCATCACCTGCACGTTGGTGATGTCGGGCTGGGCGTCGATGGGCAGCTTGACGAGCGAGTTCGCGCCCCAGAGCACCAAACCGACGAGGAGCAGCAGGACGAGCGGGCGGCTGCGGAGCGCCCAGTCGATAAGGCGGTCGAACATGTGTCGAATAAATGGGGGTTTGAGGAGGGGGCGGGCGCGGCCCTCGGGCGGGGGTCGTCCCGCCGAGGGCCGCTCGTTTCGTCGCCGGCCGCGGACGGGGTGGTTATTCGGAGGACGCCAGGCGGATCCACTCCGACTTCAGCTTGAAGGCGCCGCGGGTCACGACGTCCTCGCCCGGTCGGATCCCCGAGAAGACGGCTGCCCGGTCCTCGCCGGGGCCCCGGGTCTTGACCTCGCGCATCTCGAACTCCTCCGGGCCGGTCCGCACGAAGGCGATCCAGTGCTCGTCGTCGGAGAGCAGGGCGGTGCTGGGGACCGAGGGGGTCTTCTCCTCCGACCGGACCGACAGGGCGACGTCGATGTACATGCCGGGCTTGAGGAAACGGTCGGCGTTCTCGGCGCGGGCCAGCAAAGTCAGGGTCTGGGTCTTCTCGACGACGAGGTCGCCGGTGTAGAGCAGACGGGCCTTGAACTGCTTCTCGGGGTAGGCGTCGGAGCTGAACGTGATCGACACGTTCTGGTCGTTGTGGATGTACGGCAGGTTGCTCGGGTTGATGTTGGCCTCGACCCAGACGTTGTCCAGGTTCGCCAGGGTGAAGATCCGGTGGGTCACGTCGACGGCCACGCCCGGGACGACCAGCTCGCGGTCCAGGATCGTGCCGGCGAACGGGGCCTTGAGCTTGTACAGGCTGGCGGGCTCTTCCGGCAGCGGCTTGGGCTGGAGACCCTTGGCAGGGCCGACGCCCAGCGACATGACCTCGGCGACGTCCCGGATCGAGGACTTCTCGCCCGGCGCGCCGGGCTGCACGGGGACCGCGTCGGCCGTGTGGCCCTGCTGCTTGAGGGCCTTGGGGATGTACTCGTCGTCGTCGGGGTCCACGCCCAGGACTTGCAGCTTCTCGCGGGCGACCAGCACCGAGGTCTCGGCTTGCCGGAGCGCCTGCTGGGCCCGGATGTTCGTCAGGTTGGTCTCGTAGCCCATCTGGTCCAGGAGGGTCTGGTAGGCGGCGAGGTCGGCGTCGAACCGGGCCTTGCTCTCCTCGATCAACTGACCCCGGATGATCTCCTGATCGTAGAGGTCGCTCTTGCGGGCGAGGTTCGCCTTGGCCAGACGGTGGGAGGTGTAGGCGGTCATCAGCCGTTCGCGGTTGGTCCCCACCGGCTTGTCGGCGAACTTGGCGTTGATCTCCTCGGGCGTGTCCTCGGCCTTGAGCCGCTCGATCAGCTCCAGCGTGTTCTTGAGGATCGTCTCCTGCCAGCGGGCCTGGGCCAGCGCGATGTCCAGCGACTGGAGGTTCGTCAGCAGGTCCAGCCGGGCTTGGCCGACGGCCGCGCTCTCGATCGTCGCCAGCACGTCGCCGGCCTTGACGTCCTGGCCGATCCGCACGGCCACGCTCCGGACGATGCCCGGGGCCCTCGGGGTGATGAACGCGAATCGGTTCTCGTCGGGCGCGATCCGGCCCGGCACTCGCACCAGGATCGTCTCGGGCTCGAGCTTCACCTGCTCGACCTCCACGCCGATCAGCTTCTGCTGGTCGGCGGAGATCCGGATGATCCGCTCTCGACCGGAGGAATCGTCCGGCTTATCCGCCTTGATCGAGGTTTGCGCGATTGTATGCTCGCTCGCGGCGGCGGTCGGCGTCGGCGCGTCGGCTCCGCCCTGGTATTTCCAGGCGACGAATCCCGCGCCGAGGACCAGGAGGATTCCGCCGATCGACCAGGCCGTTCGCGACGTGAGACCAAACGGAACATGTCGTATCATGTTTCCTCGATGACGTTCGTAGGGACTAAGGGCCTTCGAGCGGCGAGCCGCGACGGGGAGGACGTCGAGACTTCAGCCGGCGAGCGGGGAGCGATCACGCCGTGATCGCGGGACTCCCGCCCGGTCTTCGAAAAGACTTCGAGAGTGCGTGAAGGGCGGCGAGCGACATCCTCCCCCAGCCGGGGCGGGGGCGGCACGCATCGCCGTCTTGCGGTGGCCGGTCGCGGGAGGGCGTCGGTTTGGCCTCCGTCACGTCGTTACTATCCGCGCCGAGGGGGGCGGAAGTCCATCGAGATTTCGCTAGTTTAGGTGATTTTAAGACGCCGGAGATCCGCCCGGCGGCGTGCGGCGGCCGTCGCCCGCGGCAAGCTGACCTGGTCAAGACGGCGGTTCCGTCATAGAACGGGAGGCCGGGCGAGGGGGTCTCGCACGGGGGGCGGTTCGGGGCCGTCGCGGGTCTGGCAGGGGGGGGCGGAGATGTCCGAGGATCATCGCGCGACGCGCGAAGGGGACGGCGGCGGGTTGCTGCGACGGCTCGGCCTGAACCGTCCCGAATTGCGGGCGTGGGCGATGTACGACTGGGCGAACTCGGCCATGGTCTGCACGATCATCACGGCCGTCTTCCCGATCTACTACTCCGAGGTGGCCTGCGCCGGTATGGACCCGAAGACGGCGTCTGGCCGCTACGCCATGGCGACGACCCTGGGCATGGTGATCGTCGCCGTCATGTCGCCGATCCTGGGCGCCTACGCGGACCAGACCGCCAGCAAGAAGCGGCTGCTGGGGCGGTTCCTCGCCCTGGGGCTGTTCGCGACCGCCTCGATGTTTTTCATCCACACCGGCGACTGGATCCTGGCCTCGATCCTGTTCATCCTGGCGAACATCGGCGCCAACGCCAGTTTCGTCTTCTACGACGCCCTACTTCCCCACATCGCCCGCGACGACGAGATCGACAGGGTCTCGACGGCCGGCTACGCCCTGGGGTACGTCGGCGGCGGCCTCCTGCTGGCGCTCAACCTGGCCTGGATCCGGTTCCCCGGATGGTTCGGGCTCCCTTCGGGGCCGGGGCTCACCGAGGCCCAGGCCACGCTCCCCGCGCGATTGGCGTTCGTGTCGGTGGCGATCTGGTGGCTCGTCTTCTCGATCCCGCTCTTCCGCCGCGTACCCGAACCGCCGGTCTCCGGCGGCGAGCGCTGGGCCGGGCTGCATCCCGTACGGGCCTCGTTCGGGAGGCTCGCCGAGACCGGCCGACATCTCCGGCGCTGTCGCCAGGGCTTCCTGATGCTCCTGGCCTTCCTGATCTACAACGACGGGATCGGCACCATCATCCGCATGGCCACGATCTACGGCACGGAGCTGAAGATCAACTCGACGGTCATGATCGCGTCGATCCTGCTCGTCCAGTTCGTCGGCATCCCCTGTTCGTTCCTGTTCGGCTCGCTGGCCGGGACGTTGGGGGTCAAGCGGTCCATCCTGCTGGGGCTGGTCGTCTACACGGGGATCTGCGTCATCGGCTACAACATGAGCACCAACCGGGACTTCCTGATCCTGGCCGTGCTGGTGGGCGTCGTGCAGGGAGGAACTCAGGCGCTCTCGCGGTCGCTCTTCGCCAGCCTGATCCCGCGGTCGAAGTCCGGGGAGTTCTTCGGCTTCTTCGCCGTCGTCGAGAAGTTCGCCGGGATCTTCGGCCCGGCGATGTTCGCGATCATCAACATGGCGTCGGGATCGAGCCGGGGAGCCATCCTGGGCGTGATCGGCTTCTTCCTCGTGGGCGGGTTCCTGCTGCTGATGGTCGACGTCGAGGAAGGCCAACGGCTGGCGAAGGAGTGGGACCTCAACGACGCGGCGCCGACTCCGCTCGCGGCGACAGCCAGCCCCGGAGCGTGAGATACCAGGACGTCGCCATGTAGAACGCCGGGTAGGTCAGCGAGACGTACGTCAGCGTCCGCGTTCCATCCGTGAATTCTGGGCTCGACGACGTGGGGAGCACCCAGACCAGCCAGACCACGACCACGCCCCAGACCGCCCCGGTGATCGTCGCGAATCGGTTCAGCCGCCCCGGCTGCGACGGGTACAGGTGCTTGACCGGAACGAACGTCAGGAACGCCAGCACGAGCAGGATCACCAGCGCGGGCCAGGGCTCGATCGGCAGCGCGTAGAGGTAAAGCGCCACGACGTTCCAGAGCGAGGGGAAGCCGAGGAAGTAGCCGTCGTGGGTCTTGATGTCCACCTGGCAGAAGCCGTAGGCGCTCGCCAGCAAGGGAGCGATCAGCCACGCCTCATAGCCGGCCGGGACGATGCCCGCCCGCCAGATGAGCATCAGCGGGAGCGACGTGTAGGTCAGGAAGTCGGTAATGTCGTCCAGCCGGCGGCCGTCGAAGCTGGGGACGGCTTCCTTGATCCGCACCGCGCGGGCGAAGGTGCCGTCGGTGGCGTCGACCAGAGTGGCCAGGATCATCAGGAGGAACGACCACCGGAAGGCGTCCGGGCCCCCCTGGACCAGCAGGGCGAGGATCACCGCGGCGATCGCCAGGCCTGAGGCCGTGTACGCGTGGACGCACCAGCCGAGGAACCGGCGGAGCGGGCTGACCACGCCTTCGCGGGCGACGGGGGGGGCGGGCGATTCCAGGGTTTCCACCATCACGGACGTCCCTCGACTCTTCAAGACGATTCCCCGGGCGCGAGCAGCTCGATCATCCCCGGCGGGTTGGTGAATTCGATCTCTTCGTCCAGGGCCTCGGCCGCATGTTCGGGCAGGACGCCGATCCGGAGCCGGCCGATCCCCGCGTAATACGCAACGCCGACGGCCGTCAGGGCGGCCGTCGCCAGCGCGGCGGTGTAGCGGCCGATCGGGTCGTCGCCGTAGATTTCCGGCCGGGGCCAGCTCATGTTCACGATCACGAAGACGCCCCAGACCGTCGCCGCGAGGTTGACGGGGAGGCCCCATCGTCCCAGGCTGAAGCGATCGCCGTTGGCGGTCGGCGGGACGCCGTCGCCCTCGCCGTCTTCGTCGCGACGGCGGCGGTCGCGGAGGCGACCCAGCAGGAGCGGCAGCGTGACCATCAGGTAGGCCAGGTTCGCCCAGACCAGGGCCACCGAGCAGAGCCGCTCGATGATCCGGGGGGCGTTGACGTTGACGAGCAGGATCGCCGACGCCAAAAGTCCGGTGACGATCGCCGGCGCGATCGGCGTGCGGGTCTCGCCGGTCACCTTGGCGAGGCACTCGGCGAACGGCAGGCTGTTGTCGCGGGCCATCGCGAAGATGAGCCGGACGGTCCCGGCGTGGACCGCCAGGGCGCAGACGGCCACGGCGAAGACCACCTCGATCAGGAAGACCGTCCCCAACTTCGGCCCCATCACCGACTTCACGAGCATCGGCAGGCCGCCGGAGACCTGCGCCATCGCCGGGTCGGTCGGGTTCGGCATCGCCAGCAACCCCACGAGGATCAGCAGCCCGCCGGCCAGCCCCGCCGCGGCGAGTGCGCGGAGGATGGCCCGAGGGGCGCGTCGGCGGGGGTCCGAGGTCTCTTCCGCGAGCGTCCCCGCCGTGTCGAAGCCGTAAAGGACGTACGACGCCATCACCGCCGCCGCCAGGAAGGCGCTGAAGTAGCCCCCCGTCGCGCCGTCGCCTCGCCCCTGGGTGTCGAGCAGGATCGCCGGGCCTCGACAGGCGTTCGCGCCCAGCAGGACGATCAGGAAGACCACCCCGGCCAGCTCCGCAAGCACTCCCACGTTGTTGATCAAGGCCATGAGCCGGACGCCGACGGCGTTGATGATCGTCGTCAGGGCGATCAGCGTGCAGCCCAGGAGGACCGCGTTCTTGGCCTGATCGATGGGCTTCGAGCCGTCGCCGACGACCTGGAACCACGCCGAAATCTGGGGCATGGAATTTTGCAAGGCCAGCGCGACGGCCGCCAGCGAGAGGATGGAGCAGGCCAGGTAGACCCAGCCGGTCAGCCAGCCGACGAGCGGCGTGCCGACCTGCTTCGACCACTGATAAACGCCCCCCGACAGCGGGTAGGAGGAGGCCAGCTCGGCGAAGCAGAGGGCCACCAGGAACTGGCCCAGGAAGACCATGGGCCACGTCCAGAAGAACGCGGGCCCCCCGGCCGCGTATCCCAGGTAGAACATCTGGAAGACGCCGGTCAGGATCGAGATGTACGAGAAGCCGGCCGCGAAGGAGGAGAAGCTCCCCAGGGAGCGGTCGAGTTCCTGCTTGTACCCGAAACCGGCCAGGTCACGGACGTCGTCGCTCGTGCTACCCGGCATGCCCGCTCCGCCTCCCCATATTCGCCACTTTTCGCGGGGGCCGATCGAGCCCGGGGGGCGGGCTCGTCGGGTGATGATCACGTCCACCCGGCCTCGACGCCGGGGTCTGGGTCAGGCGGGGCGGGTGCCGAGGTAGATGCCCCACTTCATGTCGCCGGCCTTGCAGAAGCCGATCTTCATGTTCCAGCGGTCGACGAGGTAGTTGAGGTCCTGCTCGGAGAAGTGGCCGAGGAAGTCCTGACGCTCGTTGACCAGCCGGCCTTCCTCGCGCTGGAGGATGTCGATGAAGGTCGCGGTGGCGTCGTCGACGACCACGTCGGTGAAGCCGGCCGATTCCAGGACCTTGCCGTACTGCTCCGGCTCGATGACGCTGTACCCGGTCTTCTTGATGTACTCTTCGAATTCGGGCGAGCCGGGGGTCTTGCCGCGGGCGTAGTCGGTGATGACGATCTTGCCGCCGGGGGCGAGCAGGCTGTACAGCTTGGCGAACAGCCGGGCCTTGTCCGGGATGTGCATGAAGGCGTCGCGGCTCCAGACCAGGTCGAACTTCTCGGGGAAGTCGGTCTCGAGCACGTCGCCCAGGATGAACTCGACCTTGTCGGACATGCCGGCCGCCTTGGCCCGGTCGTGGCCGACGGCGATCATCTCCTCGGCCAGGTCGATGCCGACGACCTGCGCCCCGTACTTCTCGACGAGGTGGAACGCCGCGCCGCCGATGCCGCTCCCTACGTCGAGGACGCGGACGCCGGGCTTGAGGAAGCCGGCGAGCCGGGCGGTCAGGTTGTCGGTCGTCTCCGCGCCGCCGGTGCTGATGTAGTTGTCGCCGAAGATCTTCTCATAGCGGAGGATCGAGGTCCGGCTGTACTGGCCGTTGTTGTCGAACTTCGCCTTCGACTCGTCCGACGCGGCTTGCGTGCCACTCATGATGGGTCCAGACTCGGATTGCGTGGGAGGAGACTTCAGACGTCCCGGCGCTCGTGGAGGGGTCGTCCGGCCCGACTGGGCGTACGTCAAGTCCGTATTGTGGGGCAGGGGGGAGAGCCTTGTAAAGGGATCATCGAGGATGTCGACGGGCACCCGCGACGAATTCGACGATCGTCCGTTCGTAGCGTTCCGGGTCGACGGCGGCGAGGTCGTGGTGCGTCGCGCCGGGGAAGGTTTCGAGGCGGCCATGGTTGCGGACCCGTTGGAAGATCGCGCGGGCCTCCTCGGGGGATGCCAGGTCGTCGGCCTCCCCGGCCATGATCAGGACCGGCGTGGACTCGGGGATCGCGTCGACCGCGCGGAGCGGGGAGATCGCGTCCAGCTCCGGCAGGAACGCGAGCCCGGCGAGGCGGAGCCCCAGGTACGCGAGCTTGTCCAGGCCGGGCGGGAGGTAGGCGTGGGTCCGGTTCCAGACGGCCGTTTTGAGGTCCTGGTACGGGCTTTCCAGGACGTAGCCGTCGACCCGATCCCCCAGGTCGGCCGCCGCGAACGTCGCCGCGGCCGAGCCGAGCGAGACGCCGAAGACGACGATCGGGCGATCGGGACGCCGCGTCCGCAGGAAGTCCACGGCGGCGACGACGTCGCGGCGGGCGCCCAGGCCGATGTCGTTGAAGTCGCCGCTGGAGTCGCCGTGCGCCCGCAGCGAGATCAGCATCACGGCGCAGCCCGCTTTCGCGGCGAGCGTCCCCGCGCGGTCCAGGCAATGCCCCCGGCCCCCGCCGTTGCCGTGCAGGAACAGGACCGCCGGGGCGTCGTCGCGGCCCTCGGCGTACCACGCGCCGATGTCCTGGCCGTCGGCGGTCGAGAGGCGATGATCCCGGAGCGTCCCCCAGGAGACCGTCGGGGCAGGTTCCGGGAACGGCGGCCGCTTCCGATGCGTCAGCCGGTGGACCGCCGCGAAGGAGAGGAGCAGCCAGACCGCGACCAGCGCGGCGGCCGTCCAGGCCGCGCGACGGGCCCGTCGCCGCCGGATGGGGAGGGACGCCGTCTCGGGCGCCGGACTCGGGGTTGGCTCCGCTTCGCGCATGGGGGTATCTTAATCGACGTCGCGGAATTCGTGCGAGGGACGATACGAGGAAGGGAAGGTTCATGGGCGACGCCGGGAAGACCAGGATGATCGGCGGCGTGACGCTCCACCTGAGCGAGCCCGTCGCGACCGATCAGGGCTGGATCGGCCAGGACGAGGTGCTGAGGCAGTTGTCGGCGTGCTGGCTGACGGTCCACCCGAGGGATCGTCCGCTGTCGCCCCGCCTGATCGGCCCGCCGGGCATCGGCAAGACCACGCTGGCGACGGCCGCCGCGAAGCTGCGCGGTCGGCCGCTCTACATCGCCCAGTGCACCGCCGACACCCGCCCCGAGGACCTGATCGTCACGCCCGTCCTCGCGGAGAACGGCAAGATCGCCTATCACGCCTCCCCCCTGGTGACGGCGATGCTCGTCGGCGGCGTCTGCGTGCTGGACGAGGGGAACCGGATGAACGAGAAGTCGTGGGCGAGCCTCGCCCCGTTGCTCGACCACCGCCGCTACGTCGAGAGTCTCGTCGCCGGGATCGCCATCCCCGCCGACCCGGAGTTCCGCGTCTGCGTCACGATGAACGAGGACGAGTCGACCTACGAGGTCCCCGACTACATCCTCTCGCGGCTCCAGCCGACCCTGGAACTCGGCTTCCCCGACCGCGACGACGAGATGGCCATCCTCCAGTACCATCTCCCCTTCGCCGAGGCCGAACTGCTGACCCTGACCGTCGAGTTCCTCCAGCAGGCGCACGCGCTGAAGCTCGACTTCTCCCCGCGCGACGGGATCAACATCGTCCGCTACGCGCTCAAGCGTATGGCCCAGGACCCGAACCACCCGCTCGGCCGCGACGCCGCCTGGCGCGAGTCGCTCGCCAGGGTGCTCGGCGAGGAGGCGACCGACCTGGACTCGCTCGCCCGGAGCAAGCGGCGCTCCCTGGGCGGCCAGCACGCGCCCTTCGGGCTCGGCGATCTCTTCTTCGACCCCGACGATCCGCTCCACCCCGACGCGATGGAAGCCGACGACGAGGATTGACCCCGTTCGACGCGCCGTCCGGCCGCCCTCGCTCAGCCCGACGTCGACCGCGCCGGCGTGTGCCATGCGGCGAGCACGGCCTCGTCGAGGCAGGGGTAGCAGTCAACCAGCATGGTGAGCCGGACCTGGTCCAGCAGCGCCATGATCCGGGGATGGATCTCGCACAGGCGGACGCCCCCCCCGGCCTGGTCGAGTCGGAGGTGGTGGGCCAGGATGACTCCGATGGTCCGACGCGAAAGTCGGCCCACGAACTCCAGGTCCAGGACGACCTGGCGCGGCAGCGGCTGTTCGGCCAGCTCGATCAGCCGGAGCCGGAGCGCCTCGTTGGCCGCCTCGTCGTCCAGGTCGGTGAGGACCGGCGTCACGACCAGGATTCCCTGGACGACCTCGTGCTTGATCCGGGAGCCGGGGGCGTCGTCGTCCGGGTCGTAGGCCGCGACCTCGGCCGTCGCGGGGGAGTCGGAGTCGGGCTCGGGCTCCTCCGCCTCGTCGGGCGTGACCTCGGCCGTGGCCCAGGTGGGCTCGATCGCGCCGAGGTGCTCCATCTCTTCCTGCGAGACGTCGACCCAGATCCGGCAGTGGGCCGGGCCGACGACGACCCGATCCTGCGTGTGCAATTCGGCCTCGGCGTCCTGGATCGTCTCGCCGTTGAGCTGGGTCCCGTTGGTGCTACCCAGGTCGCGGAGGAAGGCGCGGTCGCCTCGGATCTCGATGGTCGCGTGCCGCTTGCTCACCTTCGCCGATCCCAGCCGCAGGTGGCTCCCCCGGTCGCGGCCGATGACGAACCGCCGCCTGGTGACGGGGATCATCCGGGCCTCGAACCCCGCGCACTCGACGCGGAGCCAGACCTTGCCCCGGAGGTCCCCTTCGGGACGCGGCCGGGACGCGCGGGGCTCCTCGACGGGTTCCAGATCGATGGCCGGGAGGTCGTCGTCCGCCGCCGCCGGGCCGCCGCCGCGGATCGGCGGGAGGGCCGAGGCGCTCACCAGGGCTTCGAGAATGTCGACCGGCAGCGGACGCGGGGGCGATGCGCCGGGCCAGGCGCCGTCGACGGCCTGCTGCTCGTCGGGGCAGGCGACGATCCGACGCCCCATGCCGATCAGGTGGAAGATTTCGGCCAGCCGGGGCTCCACCTCGCAGATCTTGAGCCGGCCCCCCTCGGCCGCCTCGCAGCGGCGATGCGCCTCGACCACGGCCGCGACGATCCAGCTTCCCAGCCGCTCGACCTTCGCGAAGTTCAGGATGATCCGGTGGTTGCCGACGTCGATCAGGTCGCGGAGGTCGTCGGCCAGTTCGTTGATGTCCGCCTGCTGCACGAGCGAGCGGTCCGTGAGCCGGACGATCGTGACCCCGCGCTTGTAGACGACGTTGAACCGCTCCCAGCAGCCTCGGGATTTGTGGCCCTTCTCCGGGCGTCCCCCGGATCTGGGGTTCCGTCGAGCGGTCGGCAGGTTGCCGACGATCTGGGTCCAGAGGTTGGTCGCCGGTCGCTCGACCTCGGGGTCGAGATTCACGGTGATCCAGTCTTCGAGGCGCCGGTCGGGCATGGTCGCGTCGGGCGAGGCGGCCAGGCGCACGCTCCTGGGCTTTCGCGTCGCGTTCGCGTCGGTCGCCAGGGTCAATTCACCTTGAGCCATCGCCAGGCACTCCCGCGGGTCGCAATGCGGCAATCGAAGCCCGGACGCCGGGCCGGGCCCTCGGCGCGGGGAATCGCCGAGGGGCCGCGCGGGTCGGCCGGCACGATGAGGATGAGGACGAGCGAGGCGGGCGCGCACGGGCTCGCTCGCCGGGGTGAGGCACGATTTTAGACGCGGAGGACGGCATCGGCCGATCGCCGATGCGTTCCCCAATAGGGCGGGACTTCGGTCCCGATCGCGAGGGGGCTCGCGATGACTCCCGTGAGGGCCGGCCCGATCGTCGGTCGCGACGTCCGGCGGCTCACACACTCTCTAGGCGACATTCCCACGGGCCCCGTCCCGATCGGTTTTCATTTTCTCCCAGGAGGGATCGCGGGGCGTCGGCCCGCGTCGCCTCGGCCCCCTGGCGATGTTAGACTGGACCTCTCTCCCGAGAGCGCCCCGGTGGGGCGAGGCCGACCCGGAGAATTCGTCGAGGACCGCATGCCCAACGACGCCGACGACTTCCTGACCATCGCCCCGGGGATTCGCGTCCTGCCGATCTTGCACGGCTCCGGGGACTTCGCGCTCCAGGCCCGCGAGGAACTCCTGGCCCGCCCCTACGACTGCCTGGCCGTCCCGCTCCCCCCGTCGTTCCAGGAGGACGTGGAGGAGGCCGTGGAACGGCTGCCGACGATCTCGGCGGTGGTCAGGCGCGACGTCGACGGCGGCGAAGGGTTCAGCTACGTCCCGATCGACCCGTGCCAGGGGGTCGTCGCGGCGATCCGCACGGCGATCGGCGAGCGGATCCCTCGCGAATACATCGACCTGGACGTCCCCCGGTTCGAGGCGGTCCACGGCGTCTTCCCGGACCCGTACGCCCTCAAGCGAGTGCCGGTGGAGCGGTTCTCGGCCGCCCTGCTCTCGGCCATCCCGCGACCGGCTCCAGGCTTTTCCACGGATCGCATCGCCTGGATGGCCGCCCGGCTTCACGAAGTGGCGAAGCGACGGAAACGGACGCTCCTCGTCTGCTCGATCCTCGACTGGCCCTGGATCCGCGAGGCCTTCCGACTCATCCCCGACGAGCCCGAATCCGAACCGGTCTTCGAACCGACGTCGAGCTTCCCCGTCGATCCCGAGACCCTGCTGTTCTTCCTCGGCGAGCTGCCGTTCGTCACCGCCCTGTACGAGCGCGGTCGGCGCGAATTGACGCCGGACGACAACCTCTCGGTGGACGGCGTGAAGGAGCTTGTGCTCCAGGCTCGCGAGGCGCTCCGGGCCGACCGTCCCAGGATCGCGCAGCGGCTCACGCCGTCGCTCCTGTCCACGCTGTTCCGGTACGTCCGCAATCTGGCGTTGATCGACCGCCGGCTCACGCCGGACCTGTTCACCCTGGTCACGGCCGCGAAGCAGACCGGCGGCGACGATTTCGCGCTGGCGGTCGTCGAGACGGCCCGCTCGTACGCCTACGCCGATCATGGCCGCGAACTCGAAGCGCAGGGGGCGGAAATGCTGCGCATGGGCGTGGGCCAGGCCGAGGTCCCCGGCTGGGGCCGCGCCCCGATGGTCAGCCGCCTGCCGGGCCAGGCCATGTCTTGGCGGAGCCTCCCCCTGAAGCCTCGCGCGAACGAACCCGACCGCAAGCGATGGCTCCAGCGCTGGGACCCTTACGGCATGTGCTCCTGGCCCCCCGAGGACGACCGGATCGAGAGCTTCCACCGTCACGTCAAGGAGCAGGCGCGGGCCATCCTGGGGGCGGACCTCGCCCGCTCCGAGAAGTTCACGACCAGCGTCCGCGACGGCCTGGACATCCGCGAGACCCTCCGCAACTGGCACACCGGCGACGTCTACGTGAAGGTGATCCCGCCGGGAAGGGGGTCGATCGAGGTCGTCGTCTTCCTGTTCGACGTCCCGGCCGATCCCAAGGTCTACACGAACCGCGCGACCTGGTACGCCGAGCACTCCGAGGAGTCGACGCTCGCCTTCTACGCCACCGACCCGTTCCGGAATCTGATCGGGCCTGGGATCGCCCAGGCCCAGTACGGCGGGGCCATGTTCCTCTACCCCCCCAGGCCGATCCCCGAAATCTGGTCCGACCCGCGATTCGACCGGCTCGACACCCTGGAGGAACGGCTGCTCGCCGTGGCTTTCCTCCACAGTCGCGACCGCCACGTCGCGGTCGTCAGCCCCGGCCCCCCGCCGGCGGCCTGGCGCCGCCTCGCCAGGATCTACCGTCGCAAGATCGTCCACCTTCCCCTCAAGCGGTTCAGCGGCGCGATGATCGAGAGGCTGCGAACCTTCCACGTCCTCAACGGCAAGCACGTCCGCTCTTACGCCGCCGATTAC includes:
- a CDS encoding efflux RND transporter periplasmic adaptor subunit gives rise to the protein MIRHVPFGLTSRTAWSIGGILLVLGAGFVAWKYQGGADAPTPTAAASEHTIAQTSIKADKPDDSSGRERIIRISADQQKLIGVEVEQVKLEPETILVRVPGRIAPDENRFAFITPRAPGIVRSVAVRIGQDVKAGDVLATIESAAVGQARLDLLTNLQSLDIALAQARWQETILKNTLELIERLKAEDTPEEINAKFADKPVGTNRERLMTAYTSHRLAKANLARKSDLYDQEIIRGQLIEESKARFDADLAAYQTLLDQMGYETNLTNIRAQQALRQAETSVLVAREKLQVLGVDPDDDEYIPKALKQQGHTADAVPVQPGAPGEKSSIRDVAEVMSLGVGPAKGLQPKPLPEEPASLYKLKAPFAGTILDRELVVPGVAVDVTHRIFTLANLDNVWVEANINPSNLPYIHNDQNVSITFSSDAYPEKQFKARLLYTGDLVVEKTQTLTLLARAENADRFLKPGMYIDVALSVRSEEKTPSVPSTALLSDDEHWIAFVRTGPEEFEMREVKTRGPGEDRAAVFSGIRPGEDVVTRGAFKLKSEWIRLASSE
- a CDS encoding MFS transporter gives rise to the protein MSEDHRATREGDGGGLLRRLGLNRPELRAWAMYDWANSAMVCTIITAVFPIYYSEVACAGMDPKTASGRYAMATTLGMVIVAVMSPILGAYADQTASKKRLLGRFLALGLFATASMFFIHTGDWILASILFILANIGANASFVFYDALLPHIARDDEIDRVSTAGYALGYVGGGLLLALNLAWIRFPGWFGLPSGPGLTEAQATLPARLAFVSVAIWWLVFSIPLFRRVPEPPVSGGERWAGLHPVRASFGRLAETGRHLRRCRQGFLMLLAFLIYNDGIGTIIRMATIYGTELKINSTVMIASILLVQFVGIPCSFLFGSLAGTLGVKRSILLGLVVYTGICVIGYNMSTNRDFLILAVLVGVVQGGTQALSRSLFASLIPRSKSGEFFGFFAVVEKFAGIFGPAMFAIINMASGSSRGAILGVIGFFLVGGFLLLMVDVEEGQRLAKEWDLNDAAPTPLAATASPGA
- a CDS encoding CDP-alcohol phosphatidyltransferase family protein produces the protein MVETLESPAPPVAREGVVSPLRRFLGWCVHAYTASGLAIAAVILALLVQGGPDAFRWSFLLMILATLVDATDGTFARAVRIKEAVPSFDGRRLDDITDFLTYTSLPLMLIWRAGIVPAGYEAWLIAPLLASAYGFCQVDIKTHDGYFLGFPSLWNVVALYLYALPIEPWPALVILLVLAFLTFVPVKHLYPSQPGRLNRFATITGAVWGVVVVWLVWVLPTSSSPEFTDGTRTLTYVSLTYPAFYMATSWYLTLRGWLSPRAESAPRR
- a CDS encoding amino acid permease encodes the protein MPGSTSDDVRDLAGFGYKQELDRSLGSFSSFAAGFSYISILTGVFQMFYLGYAAGGPAFFWTWPMVFLGQFLVALCFAELASSYPLSGGVYQWSKQVGTPLVGWLTGWVYLACSILSLAAVALALQNSMPQISAWFQVVGDGSKPIDQAKNAVLLGCTLIALTTIINAVGVRLMALINNVGVLAELAGVVFLIVLLGANACRGPAILLDTQGRGDGATGGYFSAFLAAAVMASYVLYGFDTAGTLAEETSDPRRRAPRAILRALAAAGLAGGLLILVGLLAMPNPTDPAMAQVSGGLPMLVKSVMGPKLGTVFLIEVVFAVAVCALAVHAGTVRLIFAMARDNSLPFAECLAKVTGETRTPIAPAIVTGLLASAILLVNVNAPRIIERLCSVALVWANLAYLMVTLPLLLGRLRDRRRRDEDGEGDGVPPTANGDRFSLGRWGLPVNLAATVWGVFVIVNMSWPRPEIYGDDPIGRYTAALATAALTAVGVAYYAGIGRLRIGVLPEHAAEALDEEIEFTNPPGMIELLAPGESS
- a CDS encoding methyltransferase domain-containing protein, which codes for MSGTQAASDESKAKFDNNGQYSRTSILRYEKIFGDNYISTGGAETTDNLTARLAGFLKPGVRVLDVGSGIGGAAFHLVEKYGAQVVGIDLAEEMIAVGHDRAKAAGMSDKVEFILGDVLETDFPEKFDLVWSRDAFMHIPDKARLFAKLYSLLAPGGKIVITDYARGKTPGSPEFEEYIKKTGYSVIEPEQYGKVLESAGFTDVVVDDATATFIDILQREEGRLVNERQDFLGHFSEQDLNYLVDRWNMKIGFCKAGDMKWGIYLGTRPA
- a CDS encoding alpha/beta hydrolase, encoding MREAEPTPSPAPETASLPIRRRRARRAAWTAAALVAVWLLLSFAAVHRLTHRKRPPFPEPAPTVSWGTLRDHRLSTADGQDIGAWYAEGRDDAPAVLFLHGNGGGRGHCLDRAGTLAAKAGCAVMLISLRAHGDSSGDFNDIGLGARRDVVAAVDFLRTRRPDRPIVVFGVSLGSAAATFAAADLGDRVDGYVLESPYQDLKTAVWNRTHAYLPPGLDKLAYLGLRLAGLAFLPELDAISPLRAVDAIPESTPVLIMAGEADDLASPEEARAIFQRVRNHGRLETFPGATHHDLAAVDPERYERTIVEFVAGARRHPR